From a region of the Besnoitia besnoiti strain Bb-Ger1 chromosome I, whole genome shotgun sequence genome:
- a CDS encoding hypothetical protein (encoded by transcript BESB_005290), protein MASVSLAPTPRVLNGAPEGPLGAAPPSQAGTSPASGVSRLPTSFAASRKTPPGAGIACAHSAGGGTAASGSRKGGASQSGGASAAKPAQNGQQGNAIAPTVDVPECVCQFCPELYSESMALGEMQRAMDEATEQLITSLRDTCYPCLQTSSRMTLPTLLSRRRLRVFVYNTHENQPPPYTSFDQHAPQPDEASAALSAATLAGAQQPGASAAGANSLNFLSAAAGGERSSAAASGGSAPGGEDGKKSGCMAPVESSEVHMPPPSWCLYIKAVSMEKQDTTGANCGCGPAAGLFTPRFSSFFSRVMILTPEEAVVWDSRTTSSLAASLFDGLSVHRKGSREMNLKILFFINYRTPTFRLSNALSTLCGGQQQLSLCGILRAIWLHVLAKNLLISDEKSEAAKSERKDGAPSTEPAGKTTVDPSGTVYARTDAALQAVFGSHVQQFCFADLPRLLRGHLMPPRPVCISHPLKLSGDWIDNEHTYEFTLECLDTAGAGWGAGGSASAPSANASLSSLFGNLSSLTGSAATSMALWSSAVETLLQNMTTSCCVLGLDPWLSSQQQVLQQLASQTQLQHLQQLPGLAASQSAGGGGGPPGAQKRCKAEEQTEKEQSLLHDILQVQQQTDELDAKLKNTMEKLQQRVMYRNLYEGFANDPLAFLNQQLSPTLPNISEALLDEDFLYDYHARQRTASYYTLPWVPRAVQRYLQKQSVPIEDQVCKVLSSFNIPDPRKRQREGVDGAAGTGQGPAGATSGLSSSSRSSKPRTGGGSGAANGGASSGHRPRPSGSSRHVKKKEESPQAPPGSSSTPGGASASAMPSATSGLPGSVPAPGGPPGAALDGAHPQATAGAVGPDHLPHGMPGRPPQGMPGGQGAGYVAPPGGMKGPASGGHFVPSPSPYAPMDPSVAMMSGMPPPHGLPAAGGAQASMSIGPGGQPAGAAGPYHRQAMGLVEASGVRPPMGMAGAPAGMYGHGSQGGPPMGGGLPVPQMMQPHGLMPGPAGGMQGPSWVGPQAQQTVGPHVGGPGHYWGGAPGMPPGGGLRPGGHMG, encoded by the exons ATGGCGTCtgtttctctcgcgccgacgccgcgggtgCTGAACGGAGCGCCCGAGGggcctctcggcgcggcgccgccgtcccaGGCCGggacgtcgcctgcgtctggggtctcgcgcctgccgacgtccttcgcggcttcgcggaaAACGCCACCGGGCGCCGGCATCGCCTGTGCgcacagcgccggcggcggaactgccgccagcggctcGCGCAAGGGCGGTGCATCACAAAGCGGAGGAGCCTCCGCAGCGAAACCCGCACAAAATGGGCAGCAAGGCAACGCGATTGCTCCCACGGTCGACGTGCCAGAATGC gtgTGCCAGTTTTGCCCCGAGCTGTACAGCGAGAGCATGGCCCTGGGGGAGATGCAGCGCGCGATGGACGAAGCGACGGAGCAGCTCATCACGAGTCTGCGCGACACCTGCTACCCCTGTCTGCAGACGAGTAGCCGGATG ACGCTGCCTACGCTGCTCTCtaggcggcgcctgcgtgtgtttGTCTACAACACGCACGAAAACCAGCCGCCACCATACACCTCGTTTGATcagcacgcgccgcagcccgacgaggcgtccgcggcgctctcggcggcgacgctggcgggcgcccaGCAGCCGGGCGcttcggccgccggcgcgaacTCGCTCAacttcctctccgcggctgccggcggcgagcgaagcagcgccgcggcgagtggcggcagcgcgccgggcggagaagacggcaAGAAATCGGGCTGCATGGCCCCAGTCGAAAGCTCCGAGGTCCAcatgccgccgccctcctggTGTCTGTACATCAAGGCTGTCAGCATGGAAAAGCAAGAT ACAACGGGCGCGaactgcggctgcggacCGGCTGCGGGACTTTTCACTCCgcggttttcttcttttttctcccgCGTGATGATCTTGACGCCAGAGGAGGCGGTCGTCTGGGATAGCCGCACGACGAGTTCGcttgccgcgtcgctcttcgaCGGGCTGTCCGTACATCGCaaaggcagcagagaaaTGAACCTCAAGATTCTCTTCTTCATCAACTACAGGACGCCGACGTTCCGA CTGAGCAACGCGCTATcgactctctgcggcggacaGCAGCAGCTATCGCTGTGTGGGATTTTGCGGGCGATTTGGTTACACGTGCTCGCGAAAAACTTGCTCATCTCCGACGAGAAAAGCGAAGCTGCAAAGTCCGAGCGAAAGGATGGCGCGCCTTCTACGGAGCCAGCCGGAAAAACGACGGTCGACCCCTCGGGGACTGTTTACGCTCGAACAgacgctgcgctgcaggcg GTCTTTGGGTCTCACGTGCAGCAGTTTTGTTTTGCGGAccttccgcggctgcttcgcggGCATTTgatgccgccgcgtccgGTGTGCATTTCGCATCCGCTCAAGCTGAGCGGCGACTGGATCGACAACGAACACACGTACGAGTTCACGCTCGAGTGTCTCGAcacggcgggcgccggctggggcgcggggggctcggcgagcgcgccgtctgcgaaTGCCTCGCTGTCTTCATTGTTTGGCAATCTCTCGTCGCTCACGGGTTCCGCGGCTACCTCCATGGCGCTCTGGTCGTCCGCCGTGGAGACGCTGCTGCAAAACATGACTACGAGCTGCTGCGTTCTCGGGCTGGATCCGTGGCTGTCTAGCCAGCAGcaggtgctgcagcagctcgccagcCAGACGCAGCTTCAgcacctgcagcagctgcccgggctcgccgcgagtCAGAGCgccggggggggcggagggcctcccggcgcgcagaagcgTTGCAAGGCGGAGGAACAAACGGAGAAGGAGCAGAGTCTGCTTCACGACATCCTCCAGGTTCAGCAGCAGACCGACGAACTCGACGCCAAACTAAAAAACACCATGGAAAAACTTCAACAGCGAGTCATGTACCGTAACCTGTACGAAGGCTTTGCGAACGACCCCCTCGCG TTTTTGAACCAGCAGCTGTCGCCGACGCTTCCAAACATTTCTGAGGCGCTCCTGGATGAAGACTTTCTCTACGACTACCACGCGCGTCAACGCACGGCCTCCTACTACACTCTG CCCTGGGTCCCCCGAGCCGTGCAGCGCTACCTGCAGAAGCAAAGTGTGCCTATCGAAGATCAGGTGTG CAAAGTGCTTTCTTCTTTCAACATCCCCGATCCGCGAAAGCGACAACGCGAG GGCGTGGATGGAGCCGCAGGTACAGGTCAGGGGCCCGCGGGGGCCACCTCGGGCCTGTCCTCCTCCAGCCGGTCTTCCAAGCCGCGTACCGGCGGCGGGAGCGGAGCTGCGAATGGAGGCGCGAGTAGCGGCCATCGTCCTCGACCtagcggcagcagccggcaTGTcaaaaagaaggaagaaTCTCCTCAGGCACCCCCAGGTTCGTCCTCTACGCCAGGAggggcgtctgcctctgcgatGCCTTCGGCGACGTCTGGACTCCCTGGATCTGTCCCGGCTCCTGGCGGGCCTCCAGGGGCGGCCCTCGACGGGGCTCACCctcaggcgacggcgggggcGGTAGGCCCGGATCATCTTCCCCACGGCATGCccgggcgcccgccgcaggggaTGCCTGGAGGCCAGGGGGCGGGTTACGTGGCGCCTCCCGGGGGCATGAAAGGGCCTGCGTCCGGTGGGCATTTCGTTCCAAGTCCCTCTCCCTATGCGCCGATGGATCCTTCCGTGGCGATGATGTCGGGCATGCCCCCCCCGCACGGGCTTCCAGCCGCCGGTGGGGCCCAAGCTTCGATGTCCATCGGGCCAGGAGGCCAGCCCGCCGGGGCTGCAGGGCCGTATCATCGCCAGGCGATGGGGCTCGTGGAGGCCTCGGGGGTCAGGCCCCCTATGGGCATGGcaggggcgccggcgggaaTGTACGGGCACGGTTCTCAGGGGGGGCCGCCAATGGGCGGTGGGTTGCCGGTGCCGCAGATGATGCAGCCGCACGGGCTCATGCCGGGGCCCGCGGGCGGCATGCAGGGCCC
- a CDS encoding hypothetical protein (encoded by transcript BESB_005280) → MPHPTLSLRLLSATASAVVARGPRDACEETLASPPRVSCEAAKEKTRRGGDASESAGPSARGGRPQRPSFASRAYALSSSDRQRAACAQSRRPGQRGSAGNFAERRRWRPGASLAFCASTCHVSGASSPPAACPAPGSCPASHASCASRESSSSASSKCCVSASACGADAEASSQTSSAGSYLWSFLPALWRGAGGERKCECSKGLADALLAGVLSRDSKERITIHIQKNVQAASESQSSGGAVKVRAFAQGAFTMGDIVCAETPLLVGSSRGVHAAQVFDLEAFLGSPRASLAASAKAGGALLGLGSCPPELCKPLNPSTEPGSAAAAAAGPAALSAHRPARVAEPRAAASHAPVSPFLDLVAAALLAKHAAQARRESAAQAGRAKNGAPSAGCLHAAETAVAKAGNSLLCILSHFGTSAESAPNPPPADGLHPDRKDCSGPQRELAKQLHPFLRPPFNKEVSVDELEAVISLLRLASLLLPPARSPSKDSNADQAQPCPHAPASAATTQRQAVAMHTPEAGGQEPEGSKDTASPEPVCAGFFPLLLAFAEEPTCRPNVLLSFTERQAEAHARSGTPRFPSLAYLVLSPTDPASSSCCHGAAAAPAEAAGAPRQLPVRVSQITSLESLYAPTFMREAGRRRRNLGVSSIKPCACERCTSLPEACRSFNCQLCHLARTEASSQKSDLASLNLAMPPIVCPTGPSKSRSLADTPMRCLRCGQEPSAETKQGYEAAEKGLFMALMTAAHVPSDKRRLLPPTALDALADAAVGSNAESRALIADTHFLRIRQFTQSLFQLAQERSQNRETPSAGSANAALPVRPEKPELLRRRCDAVIEATRAVVGPHPDEARFLEHLALATREEVDFQRAYSRRQDFCAGSTGEHLLLPPYAIWKSRLLSQTPLPSDTTHGKGGM, encoded by the exons ATGCCGCACCCGACGCTCTCCCTGCGGCTGCTctccgcgacggcgtccGCGGTAGTCGCCCGCGGCCCCAGGGACGCGTGTGAGGAGACACTCGCCAGCCCCCCGCGAGTTTcgtgcgaggccgcgaaggagaagacacgaagaggaggcgacgcatcGGAGTCGGCGGGACCTtcagcgagaggaggccggcCTCAGAGGCCTTCCtttgcttcgcgcgcctaTGCTCTGTCTTCTAGCGACCGGCAGCGCGCTGCATGTGCGCAGTCCCGCCGCCCTGGCCAGAGGGGATCCGCAGGCAACTTTGCAGAACGCAGGCGATGGCGCCCTGGGGCatctctcgccttctgtgcGTCGACCTGCCATGTCTCTGGCGCGTCGTCCCCTCCAGCCGCATGCCCTGCGCCCGGATCGTGCCCTGCGTCTcacgcctcctgcgcctctcgcgaatcgtcgtcgtctgcgtcttccaaGTGCTGCGTgtcggcctccgcctgtGGGGCAGATGCTGAGGCCTCTTCGCAGACTTCATCCGCCGGCTCTTACCTGTGGAGTTTTCTTCCGGCGctctggcgcggcgccggcggcgagaggaagtGCGAATGTAGCAAGGGGCTCGCGGACGCCCTCTTGGCTGGCGTCCTTTCGCGAGACAGCAAAGAAAGAATCACCATTCACATCCAAAAAAACGTGCAGGCTGCCTCGGAATCACAGTCGA GCGGGGGGGCGGTGAAGGTGCGGGCCTTCGCCCAAGGCGCCTTCACCATGGGCGACATCGTTTGCGCCGAGACACCTCTCCTGGTCGGCTCGTCGCGGGGCGTCCACGCGGCTCAGGTCTTTGACCTGGAGGCGTTCCTGGGCTCTCCGCGAGCGAGCCTGGCGGCCAGCGCCaaagccggcggcgcgctgttGGGCCTCGGCTCCTGTCCGCCGGAGCTGTGTAAGCCTCTGAATCCCTCCACCGAgccgggctccgcggcggccgcggcggcgggaccCGCTGCGTTGAGTGCCCACCGCCCAGCGAGGGTAGCTgagccccgcgccgccgccagccacgccccggtttcgccttttctggatctcgtggcggccgcgcttcTAGCGAAGCATGCGGCTCAAGCCCGACGGGAGTCGGCCGCGCAAGCGGGGCGCGCCAAGaacggcgcgccttcggcgggatgcctgcatgcggcagagacggcggTAGCGAAAGCAGGGAACTCCCTTCTCTGCATCCTCTCGCACTTTGGGACTTCTGCCGAATCTGCGCCCAAccctccgcctgcggacgGTCTCCATCCCGACAGAAAAGACTGCTCAGGTCCTCAGCGGGAGCTGGCTAAACAGCTGCATCCgtttctgcggccgccgttcAACAAGGAGGTCTCTGTGGACGAGCTGGAGGCCGTGatttctctgcttcgcctcgcgtcttTGCTGCTGCCCCCCGCGCGTTCTCCGTCGAAGGACAGCAACGCAGACCAAGCGCAGCCCTGCCcgcacgcgcctgcgtcagccgccACAACCCAACGTCAGGCAGTTGCTATGCATACACCTGAGGCAGGCGGACAAGAGCCGGAAGGGTCCAAGGACACTGCGAGCCCGGAGCCGGTATGCGCAGGgttctttcctctccttcttgcATTTGCAGAGGAGCCGACGTGTCGACCTAACGTCCTCCTGTCGTTCACAGAGCGACAAGCAGAGGCACACGCTCGTTCAGGCACGCCTCGCTTTCCCAGTTTGGCCTACCTAGTTCTGAGTCCAACTGACCcagcctcgtcttcgtgctGTCAcggggctgctgccgcgccagcagaggcggcaggcgcgcctcgacaGCTGCCCGTCCGCGTCTCGCAAATCACCTCGTTGGAGTCTCTGTACGCTCCAACGTTCATGCGGGAGGCtggccgccgtcggcggaaCCTCGGGGTCTCTTCCATCAAACCGTGCGCATGTGAAAGATGCACTTCGCTTCCAGAGGCCTGCCGAAGCTTCAACTGCCAGCTGTGTCACCtggcgaggacggaggcgtCAAGCCAAAAGAGCGACCTGGCGTCGCTCAATCTTGCGATGCCGCCCATTGTCTGTCCAACGGGCCCGTCGAagtcgcgctcgctcgccgacACGCCTATGAGatgtctccgctgcggccaAGAG CCGTCGGCCGAGACGAAGCAGGGCTACGAAGCTGCGGAAAAAGGGTTGTTCATGGCGCTGATGACTGCCGCGCATGTGCCTTCTGATAAACGACGCCTGCTGCCTCCGACCGCCCTCGATGCTCTGGCAGACGCTGCGG TTGGAAGCAACGCAGAATCCCGCGCTCTGATTGCCGACACGCACTTTCTGCGCATTCGCCAGTTCACGCAGAGCCTCTTTCAACTCGCTCAGGAGCGATCGCAGAACAGAGAG ACTCCGAGTGCGGGGTCCGCGAACGCTGCCCTACCGGTCCGCCCCGAGAAACCGGAGCTGCTAAGACGCCGATGTGACGCCGTGAtagaggcgacgcgagc CGTTGTAGGCCCCCACCCGGACGAGGCGAGGTTCCTCGAACACCTTGCATTAGCCACGAGGGAGGAGGTGGACTTCCAGCGCGCATACAGCAG ACGCCAAGACTTTTGTGCGGGCAGCACGGGGGAGCATCTCCTCCTACCGCCGTACGCGATCTGGAAAAGCAGGCTTCTCAGCCAGACACCGCTGCCGAGCGACACCACGCATGGCAAAGGCGGGATGTAG
- a CDS encoding hypothetical protein (encoded by transcript BESB_005270) produces METSVPFRSARSFFAISALFLSSPLSSLSPPSRYPHGHGSGVGLMTSGSSPQARLAPRWLAAECADSHAVPSNAAVPFTSTHAGAAVQMAEVESSEPTLTRDTIEARSRLNTRRRRAGRRRPPSLSIGAAEEFEEEIVRRLPDPQNVAPSPYISRGVLALATGGPRKKALFKLVPNSRLLYRRPDGLIACETGGTVSRAQAASVRPVSFSGLTGHVVELSGAFSEVGGLESRPTTLPLIRGSAASVMTGRDILVVCAKAGEPAVAIAADKAVEATASDHRKAVEAHEFRLARQDADRLEKRAARGRKVAKYAAITSAAFFVLMFASLHSYARWRLRESNVTKLNVAARVLIHNKRLAPPRDWIQLEEDLLASADKPGNLNLLKREIGQTHPHVIATYVKMKEMFDDTKRLFMLARWSGLAFVGAKGAAYIFSQVVRTRRRNIYIRKRQRAQLAGVSADEDEEEGEEWLDASSMDPMDLATTGIFYTSSPPP; encoded by the exons ATGGAGACGTCTGTGCCATTCCGGTCGGCGCGCTCATTTTTTGCCATCTCTGCGctctttctgtcttctcccctctcttcgctttcACCACCTTCGCGCTACCCTCACGGACATGGAAGCGGAGTCGGGCTTATGACCTCTGGTtcgtctccgcaggcgcgactGGCGCCCCGCTGGTTGGCCGCAGAGTGCGCAGATTCTCACGCCGTGCCCAGTAATGCCGCGGTTCCTTTTACTAGCACACACGCAGGAGCAGCTGTCCAGATGGCAGAGGTGGAGTCCTCGGAGCCGACGCTGACGCGCGACACTATCGAGGCCCGTTCGCGCCTGAacacgcggcggaggcgagcaggtCGTCGCAggccgccttctctgtccatcggcgcggcggaggagttCGAAGAGGAGATCGTCAGACGTCTGCCTGACCCACAAAACGTGGCTCCCTCCCCATATATTTCGCGTGGCGTGCTAGCGCTTGCCACCGGCGGGCCTCGAAAGAAGGCACTCTTCAAACTCGTGCCCAATTCCCGCCTATTATACCGGCGTCCCGATGGACTTATCGCCTGCGAAACAG GCGGCACGGTCAGCCGCGCACAAGCTGCGTCGGTGAGACCAGTCTCGTTCAGCGGCCTGACAGGGCACGTCGTGGAGTTGTCTGGGGCATTCTCGGAAGTTGGTGGGTTAGAGAGCCGCCCGACTACATTGCCCTTGAtccgcggctctgctgcgtcaGTCATGACCGGCAGGGACATACTCGTTGTCTGCGCGAAGGCCGGCGAGCCTGCAGTGGCAATCGCGGCTGACAAAGCCGTGGAGGCAACGGCATCGGACCATCGAAAAG CCGTAGAGGCGCACGAGTTTCGCCTCGCACGACAGGACGCCGACCGCCTGGAAAAGCGAGCTGCAAGAGGCCGCAAGGTTGCGAAATACGCGGCTATAacgtctgcggccttcttTGTTTTGATGTTCGCCTCCCTTCACTCGTACGCGCGGTGGCGACTCCGGGAGTCGAATGTGACTAAGTTGAACGTGGCGGCTAGAGTTCTGATCCACAACAAACGTCTTGCTCCGCCGCGGGACTGGATCCAGTTGGAGGAAGACTTGCTGGCTTCCGCTGACAAGCCGGGGAACCTGAATCTTCTCAAGCGAGAGATTGGCCAGACCCACCCCCACGTTATAGCGACGTACGTGAAAATGAAGGAGATGTTTGATGACACCAAACGCCTTTTTATGCTTGCTAGATGGTCGGGTTTGGCGTTCGTTGGGGCGAAAGGCGCCGCCTACATCTTTTCGCAAGTGGTCAGAACTCGGCGAAGAAACATCTATATCAGAAAGAGGCAGCGGGCTCAGCTGGCGGGAGTCAGCGCGgatgaggacgaagaggaaggcgaagagtgGCTGGATGCATCCTCCATGGATCCTATGGATCTGGCGACCACAGGCATTTTCTATACCTCGTCACCTCCTCCTTGA